The following DNA comes from Plectropomus leopardus isolate mb unplaced genomic scaffold, YSFRI_Pleo_2.0 unplaced_scaffold425, whole genome shotgun sequence.
TGTTGACGCAGTGACCTTTGTCCCTCGCTGCTTTCTTTCCGTGTCTCAGTATTGTCTCTCTGGTCATCCGACGTTGCCCTGCAATGTCCTCAAGTTCAAATCCACCACCATCATGCTGGACTGTGGGCTGGACACCACCTCCGTCCTCAACTTCCTGCCCCTTCCTCTCGTGCACAGGTGAGTCCCCGGCACCAGGTGAcggcttcattttttaaatttttttttttttcaaaaggacattgaaatacagttaaacacttttgtttttatacaagCAATAACACTGATGGATATTTACGTCAGTTCATAGGGTTAAATATTAAGTGATCATCTTTCTCAGCACTGCAGGAATTTATCGGGCCgttaatttgataaaaaaaagttattctttCCATCCCGTGAATATTAGAATAAAATACTATCCAGCCAGTCTTTGTTGATtaattcttttttgtcttttttaagtcCACGACTCTCCAAACTGTCTGGCTGGGTCTCTAAGGACGGATCAATAAACTTGGAGAAGGTTtgagaaatgtttaaatgcgttttcctttgaaacctgagtcaacatcacttttctgtgctgcgttcaaacaCCTTTAGTTAGTATTAAACGTTAAAACCCAGATCAGATTTAATGTGGATTagttggaaaaaaggcaatgagcaacttgaaaattgaattgaaaattaaatttaaagaaatttgtgaatttataaaattatttataaaaatgggaaaaatgtccagaaaattataattttaattgtcatagatagatagatagatagatatactttattgatctcaaaaactgagaaattgggatgtagcagcgccatacagtaagaacagagaataaagaacacacattattaatagaatataaaggaatatgcttaaaaaaaactaaaaaaaaactaagagactgtacatatatacatgtgtaaagtgcggaacagtatctgaataaatataaataaaaataaagtcagcagtgtagaataataattatatatttaaaatgatgctcCAGAATTATCATTactttttaggcatttttttccccaggccAAACAGGTGCTAATTTTCCGGTAATTTTCTAGTACTTGTAcctctaatttcttgcaaattttttgatcatttcttctaaagttgctcattgctttctttcatgttttaaagtaaTCAAGGCAATTGTCTGAGGTTTCAaattctgaaaagaaaaagctatgaaagaaaataaactatttcTTTCCATCCATCCAGGAGCTGAAGGAGTGTGCAGGACGAGTGTTTGTGGACTCGCAGCCAGAGTTTTGTCTCCCTGAGGTGATACACTCGGCCGTCACCCGTTATTATACAGTCCAGTAATTCGTACGTACCTTTATAATAAATGCTCaatccaaaataataataataataatgattttaattcACCACAGAGAGAACTGCTGGATCTGTCCACCATCGATGTCATCCTCATCTCAAACTACCACTGTATGATGGCGCTGCCGTACATCACCGAACACACCGGCTTCACGGGGACCGTGTACGCCACCGAGCCCACCCTGCAGATCGGCAGGTCAGGAGATACTAATGtacaaatgttgttttattgttttaatatgaatgtaaaaggaaaatatgcattttcttatttaaccTTCTAACACTCATTTTTGTCACGGCTTTGtcaaaagtgaaagccagaggtccaaaagaaattcaattttgtgttttggagtTTGAAGAATAAAATCTCACCTATAGAAATTAAACTTTGGCTGTTGTATTGTGAACCAAAAGTCAGTGgctgtgttttcagattttgaAGAAATGCTGAttcttgctgttgtttttgtcagacTGTTGATGGAGGAACTGGTGAACTTCATGGAGAGAGTTCCCAAAGCGCAGTCTGCCACCtgctggaaaaataaagaaatacaaaggtAGGAAACCATcagaaaaacaccttaaaaagtattaaaatgttttaaatgattatttttttgatcaattttaggccttaaaagtcattaaatagtcttcagttaaaatgtgtgaggtcttaattgccacGAGAAATTGAAGAATTTATctgttatttaaattttttttgtcatagtgagttttgtgtgaaaattcacatttctgatgttacaaatctttaaatctcCCACTGATTCTGAAACTTCTTTTTACTTCACACCTACACTTACCTTTTGGCAAAATGAGGTTTAGTTAATTCACTGTAATAaccatgtttttacatgaaatgtGCTTCTGCACAAGGCCACACGTATACTTCTTACCTTTATACTTATATAATAAAGTATAATTGTATTTATACTTACTGTACCTGCGATGCTCGAATAAGACAAAatgatttgtgcaaaaattagttttttcaacattattatGAAACAGTCTGTAGaagcattaaatttaagtgCGTGGTACTTGAGGCATCCTAAAAAACGAGCtgggttcccacagatccttaaaaagtctttaaaggcactggattcattcatttaaaagtaAGGCCTTAGTTTATATTAAATTggcttaaattaatctttcaaaagtcttaaaaatgatcagtttCTCTGTGTCGTTGCACTGTGAAATCTGAATTTTTCttcaataaattatttgataAATCCTCCTGTTAAACTCATCACGATGGGAATCCAAGAAGATTcagcatgaaaaacacaaaattgcccaGAAAAATGCTACATATTTCCTCTGCAGTTGGTAAAGCAAATAGATACTACAATAATAATTTAGTGTGTTCATTGTCTTCCGTGTTTCcactctcatttttattttattttttaacatctgacGTAGATAAGTTATTTTCCAGAGAATAAAAGTCATGATTTATGCTACAATAAAGATTTGCTTTCGGTTACTTTTTACCCGATGTATTCGATGTAAAAGAGTTAGATTTTTACCGTCTGTATGTGACTGTCAGGATGCTGCCTGTGCCGCTGAAGGACGCGGTGGACGTGTGGACGTGGAAACGAAGCTACAGCATGCAGGAGGTCAACTCTGCTCTCAGCAAAGTGCAGCTCGTCGGTTATTCACAGAAAGTggtgagaaacttttttttttctgcatcgaTAATGCGTATGCTCGAGAGATGgacctctttttaaaaaagtaagttttgtcaaagtaaaaataGCCAGAAAGTCACCAGACTTAAGttaatttttatcatcattaacacattaaattcaaagacaacagaaacaaagtaaaaccatCCAAAGCTGTTTTGAGtctctggtttggtcaaaataattaaatctccttgttagatgtgaaaatattctggcTCTGtacatgttaaccctttgaaaactggatggacatcgcttttcttgtggtGCGTTAAAACTCCTTTCACGAGttaattgatttctttaaaagcatCGGGGGGAAAAGCAAtatgcaacttggcaagaaatgtgccGCAAAcggcaagaaattaatagatttaattaccaaataaattattttaaaaaaaagctagggtaaCGTTTCCAGAGagctatatttataactatcattactatgtatttaaaattatttttatagaatGACTgtaattttaagcagttttttctgcaaattttcaggtaattttcttttttttttctttgactgatttcttgctaatatccGTGTCATTTCCtctccagtctctctctctcttttccccatGATTTTACTCGTTTCAAACGGTTGAAATTTAAATGGATTTGGggaaaaagattatttttgattCTGTTGTGGTGattgtatttgtctgtttgtctgtttttgtttgtatttgcgTTGCCGTGGCGACCTCTCTCTGCAGGAGTTGTTTGGAGCGGTGCAGATCTCCCCGCTGAGCTCCGGTTATTCTCTGGGAAGCTCCAACTGGATCATTCAGTCTCATCACGAGAAAGTTTCCTACGTGTCGGGTTCATCCCTCCTCACCACACATCCACAGGTCGGCCTGACGCCAcaggaccacacacacacacacacacacacacacacacacacacacataatgtgatattaatgtttaactctagctgtgtgtctgactgtgtgtttatgtgtgtgtgtgtgtgtgtgtgtgtgtgtgtgtttgtgtgtgtgtgtgtctgacagtgtgtttctgactttgtgtgtgtttctgactgcgtgtgtttctgtgtgtgtgtgtgtgtatgtgtgtctgactgtgtgtttctgactttgtgtgtgtgtctgtgtgtgtttctgact
Coding sequences within:
- the LOC121939170 gene encoding integrator complex subunit 9-like: MKLYCLSGHPTLPCNVLKFKSTTIMLDCGLDTTSVLNFLPLPLVHSPRLSKLSGWVSKDGSINLEKELKECAGRVFVDSQPEFCLPERELLDLSTIDVILISNYHCMMALPYITEHTGFTGTVYATEPTLQIGRLLMEELVNFMERVPKAQSATCWKNKEIQRMLPVPLKDAVDVWTWKRSYSMQEVNSALSKVQLVGYSQKVELFGAVQISPLSSGYSLGSSNWIIQSHHEKVSYVSGSSLLTTHPQ